The following proteins are co-located in the Bordetella bronchialis genome:
- a CDS encoding Hint domain-containing protein: MRNVLSIAVGTACMTMLALAPFQVAGAPAFHKPNAADDRAIRADVDSTPNTGLPVACDASGEEARRALLRMWGRDAQRYPAAYRTLETLKARGWKFPDMTSTGKPGRYGMTHAPDDFAIIHVTSTAPLFTNVTALSFSSMFVNDTDLDKFEIQTVNIYTKDAAGLAETLIASGTNSDDESMRNMPVVTQSVVAGNNNPNKANVITYTNYFGEAGGQPFCWNVRMDRDASAGPLSVAMLDPTPAPGHPPPQDGVPDRTIICLNRAVADTNGEFCDYGPSQPGVLNDDLDLLFPFAGTITIANAIYTMTGTDGRTIPAIPSGKDKTPGKLRVKLVRVEGGACDASFDIDPPWKGFNVLGNKLQWQFSNPQDRKDSSQFLDAGKISTCTDLDPADIQDWYMIAMFFDERNGSPYHPVSIGLGSLKTFDGFDANKQLPPVGYQWGCVIEGTPVALADGRTVPIETLKAGDLLLGPSGKSVRLSGISPGRDKKFIKLVDAAGESVVVTLDHPVLTKTGMRRARDLRAGDTVYGRNGPSILREVLADNRDTPVRVYSVHLATSDGGRIADTNDRAFYAGAILVGDYAAQGAAMRQAANERMHGKN, from the coding sequence ATGCGTAATGTTCTGTCGATAGCGGTCGGCACGGCATGCATGACGATGCTGGCGTTGGCGCCGTTCCAGGTGGCGGGAGCGCCTGCCTTTCATAAACCGAACGCCGCGGACGATCGCGCGATCCGGGCCGACGTGGACAGCACGCCCAACACGGGCCTGCCGGTGGCCTGCGACGCCAGCGGGGAAGAAGCCCGGCGCGCCCTGCTGCGGATGTGGGGGCGCGATGCCCAGCGCTATCCGGCGGCCTATCGCACGCTGGAAACGCTGAAGGCGCGCGGCTGGAAGTTTCCCGATATGACGTCTACCGGCAAGCCCGGCCGCTATGGCATGACGCATGCGCCGGACGATTTCGCCATCATCCACGTCACGTCGACCGCGCCTCTGTTCACGAACGTGACCGCGCTGTCATTCAGCAGCATGTTCGTGAACGATACGGACCTGGACAAGTTCGAGATCCAGACCGTCAACATCTACACGAAGGACGCCGCCGGCCTGGCCGAGACGCTGATCGCTTCCGGCACGAACTCCGACGACGAAAGCATGCGCAATATGCCGGTCGTGACCCAGTCGGTGGTCGCGGGAAACAACAATCCCAATAAAGCCAACGTCATCACGTACACGAATTACTTCGGGGAGGCGGGCGGCCAGCCCTTCTGCTGGAATGTCCGCATGGATCGCGACGCTTCCGCCGGCCCCCTGAGCGTGGCGATGCTGGATCCCACCCCCGCGCCCGGCCATCCGCCGCCGCAGGACGGTGTCCCGGACAGGACGATCATTTGCCTGAATCGCGCCGTGGCGGATACGAATGGCGAGTTCTGCGACTACGGGCCGTCCCAGCCGGGGGTGCTGAACGACGACTTGGACCTGCTGTTTCCCTTCGCGGGCACCATAACGATCGCCAACGCGATCTACACGATGACGGGAACCGACGGGCGTACCATCCCCGCCATCCCCAGCGGCAAGGACAAGACCCCCGGGAAACTCCGCGTCAAGCTGGTCAGGGTAGAGGGTGGCGCCTGCGATGCCAGTTTCGACATCGATCCGCCATGGAAAGGCTTCAATGTCCTCGGCAATAAGCTCCAGTGGCAGTTCTCCAATCCGCAGGACCGCAAGGATTCTTCCCAGTTTCTCGACGCCGGCAAGATATCGACCTGCACCGACCTGGATCCGGCGGATATCCAGGATTGGTACATGATCGCCATGTTCTTCGACGAGCGGAACGGCAGTCCCTACCATCCGGTCTCGATCGGTCTGGGTTCGCTGAAAACCTTCGACGGATTCGACGCCAACAAGCAGCTGCCGCCGGTGGGCTACCAATGGGGATGCGTGATAGAAGGCACCCCGGTTGCGCTGGCCGACGGCCGGACCGTGCCCATTGAAACGCTCAAGGCCGGGGATCTGCTGCTGGGTCCCTCGGGAAAAAGCGTGCGGCTGAGCGGAATCAGCCCCGGCCGCGACAAGAAGTTCATCAAGCTCGTGGACGCGGCCGGCGAGTCGGTGGTGGTCACGCTCGACCATCCGGTGCTGACGAAGACAGGCATGCGCCGCGCGCGGGATCTGCGCGCCGGAGACACCGTGTACGGCCGCAATGGTCCTTCCATACTGCGCGAGGTGCTCGCGGACAATCGCGACACGCCGGTCCGCGTATACAGCGTGCACCTGGCGACCAGCGACGGCGGGCGCATCGCGGATACCAACGATCGCGCTTTCTATGCCGGAGCGATCCTGGTGGGCGACTACGCCGCGCAAGGCGCCGCCATGCGGCAGGCGGCGAACGAAAGAATGCATGGCAAGAACTGA
- the boxB gene encoding benzoyl-CoA 2,3-epoxidase subunit BoxB: MSGVNYTDRIPNNVDLSSDRALQRALEHWQPNYLQWWRDMGPDGSHNHEVYLRTAVSVEPDGWAHFDHVRMPDYRWGIFLAPRDGQRRIHFGENLGRDVWQDVPGEHRANLRRIIVTQGDTEPASIEQQRHLGLTAPSQYDLRNLFQINVEEGRHLWAMVYLLHRYFGRDGREEADALLQRTSGDADNPRILGAFNEKTPDWLSFYMFTYFTDRDGKFQLCALAESGFDPLARTTKFMLTEEAHHMFVGESGVSRIIQRTCEVMNQLKTDDPAAVRAAGVIDLPTIQRYLNFHYSVTIDLFGADQSSNAAIFYSAGLKGRYEEGKRTDDHQLKNDSYRILSLEGGKLRETEVPMLNALNEVLRDDFIRDSMAGVGRWNKVIEKNGIPFRLSVPHKAFNRQIGTLAGIKVTPEGEIVDEAQWQAGRSRWLPTDEDRVFVASLMGRVVEPGKFANWIAPPVMGVNRQPVDFEYVRFN; this comes from the coding sequence ATGTCAGGCGTGAACTATACGGACCGGATCCCGAACAACGTCGATCTTTCCAGCGACCGCGCGCTGCAGCGCGCCCTGGAGCATTGGCAGCCCAACTATCTGCAATGGTGGCGCGACATGGGGCCCGACGGCTCGCACAACCATGAGGTCTACCTGCGCACGGCCGTCAGCGTCGAGCCGGATGGCTGGGCGCATTTCGACCACGTCAGGATGCCCGATTACCGCTGGGGCATCTTCCTGGCGCCGCGCGACGGCCAGCGCAGGATTCACTTCGGCGAGAACCTGGGCCGCGACGTCTGGCAGGACGTGCCCGGCGAACACCGCGCCAATCTGCGCCGCATCATCGTGACCCAGGGCGATACCGAACCGGCGTCGATCGAGCAGCAGCGCCACCTGGGCCTGACCGCGCCTTCGCAGTACGACCTGCGCAACCTGTTCCAGATCAACGTGGAAGAAGGCCGCCATCTGTGGGCCATGGTGTACTTGCTGCACCGCTACTTCGGCCGCGACGGCCGCGAAGAGGCCGACGCGCTGTTGCAGCGCACGTCCGGCGATGCCGACAACCCCCGCATCCTGGGCGCCTTCAACGAGAAGACGCCGGACTGGCTGTCCTTCTATATGTTTACCTACTTCACCGATCGCGACGGCAAGTTCCAGCTGTGCGCGTTGGCGGAGTCCGGCTTCGATCCCCTGGCCCGCACCACGAAGTTCATGCTGACCGAGGAAGCGCACCACATGTTCGTCGGCGAGTCCGGCGTGTCCCGCATCATCCAGCGCACCTGCGAGGTCATGAACCAGCTCAAGACCGACGACCCCGCGGCGGTGCGCGCGGCCGGCGTGATCGACCTGCCGACCATACAGCGCTACCTGAATTTCCACTACAGCGTCACCATCGATCTGTTCGGCGCGGACCAGTCGTCCAACGCGGCGATCTTCTACAGTGCCGGCCTGAAGGGCCGCTACGAGGAAGGCAAGCGCACGGACGACCACCAGCTGAAGAACGACAGCTACCGCATCCTGTCCCTGGAAGGCGGCAAGCTGCGCGAAACCGAAGTGCCCATGCTGAATGCCTTGAACGAAGTGCTGCGCGACGACTTCATCCGCGATTCCATGGCGGGTGTCGGGCGCTGGAACAAGGTCATCGAAAAGAACGGCATCCCCTTCCGCCTGTCGGTGCCGCACAAGGCCTTCAACCGCCAGATCGGCACGCTGGCCGGCATCAAGGTCACGCCGGAAGGGGAAATTGTCGATGAGGCGCAGTGGCAGGCAGGCCGGTCGCGCTGGCTGCCCACGGACGAGGACCGCGTCTTCGTGGCCTCGCTGATGGGACGCGTCGTCGAGCCGGGCAAGTTTGCCAACTGGATCGCGCCGCCCGTCATGGGCGTGAACCGCCAGCCGGTCGACTTCGAATACGTCCGCTTCAATTGA
- a CDS encoding benzoate-CoA ligase family protein, which produces MDSCPQELNFASHLAALNAGRADKPAYIDDFGVLRYGGLADRAARFAGVLQGLGLRREERLLLLMHDTADWPVAFLGALHGGVVPVAVNTLLTPDDYAYILSHSRARAAIVSGALLPVLRRAMAQGQTELEHIIVSRPEADPAGHGAIELEAALARAPAIPPVRTLADEMAFWLYSSGSTGKPKGVVHTHGNLWHTAELYAKPVLGIREDDVVFSAAKLFFAYGLGNGLTFPLSVGATVVLMAERPTPQAVFQRLTRHRPTVFYGVPTLYAAMLAAPDLPPREQLALRVCTSAGEALPRDIGERFRRHFGCDILDGIGSTEMLHIFISNQAGRIRYGTTGMPVAGYEVQLRDEQGQPVPPGTIGDLYIKGPSAALMYWNNREKTRQCFLGDWLKSGDKYVRDEDGYYTYAGRSDDMIKVSGQYVSPVEVENVLIQHEAVLEAAVIGVPDGQGLVKTKAYVVLRPGYAAHPDTGAALQAYVKQHLAPFKYPRQIHFTDELPKTATGKIQRFRLRQMEEHA; this is translated from the coding sequence GTGGATAGCTGTCCGCAGGAACTCAATTTCGCCAGCCACCTGGCCGCGCTGAACGCGGGACGGGCGGACAAGCCGGCCTATATCGACGATTTTGGCGTGCTGCGCTACGGCGGACTGGCGGACCGCGCGGCGCGCTTCGCCGGCGTGCTGCAAGGGCTGGGGCTGCGTCGAGAGGAACGCCTGCTGCTGCTGATGCACGATACCGCGGACTGGCCCGTGGCATTCCTGGGCGCGCTGCACGGGGGCGTGGTGCCGGTGGCCGTCAATACCCTGCTGACGCCCGACGACTACGCCTACATCCTGTCGCACAGCCGGGCCCGTGCCGCCATCGTGTCCGGCGCCCTGCTTCCGGTATTGCGGCGGGCAATGGCGCAGGGCCAGACGGAGCTCGAACACATCATCGTGTCGCGGCCCGAGGCCGACCCGGCCGGGCACGGCGCCATCGAGCTGGAAGCCGCGCTGGCCCGGGCGCCCGCCATCCCGCCCGTGCGCACGCTGGCCGACGAGATGGCATTCTGGCTGTACTCCTCCGGCTCCACCGGCAAGCCCAAGGGCGTGGTGCACACGCACGGCAACCTGTGGCATACCGCCGAGCTCTATGCCAAGCCCGTATTGGGCATCCGCGAGGACGACGTGGTGTTCTCGGCGGCGAAACTCTTCTTCGCCTACGGGCTGGGCAACGGCTTGACCTTTCCCCTGTCGGTGGGGGCCACCGTGGTGCTGATGGCCGAGCGCCCGACGCCGCAGGCCGTCTTCCAGCGGCTGACCCGGCACCGGCCCACGGTGTTCTATGGCGTGCCCACGCTGTACGCCGCCATGCTGGCCGCGCCCGACCTGCCGCCGCGCGAACAGCTGGCGCTGCGCGTCTGTACCTCGGCCGGCGAAGCCCTGCCGCGCGATATCGGCGAGCGATTCCGCCGGCACTTCGGCTGCGACATCCTGGACGGCATAGGCTCGACCGAAATGCTGCATATCTTCATCAGCAACCAGGCGGGCAGGATCCGCTATGGCACGACCGGCATGCCGGTGGCCGGCTACGAGGTGCAGCTGCGCGACGAACAGGGTCAGCCGGTGCCGCCCGGCACCATCGGCGACCTGTATATCAAGGGTCCCAGCGCCGCCCTGATGTACTGGAACAATCGCGAGAAGACCCGCCAGTGCTTCCTGGGCGACTGGCTCAAAAGCGGCGACAAATACGTCCGCGACGAGGACGGCTACTACACCTATGCCGGCCGCAGCGACGACATGATCAAAGTCAGCGGCCAGTACGTGTCGCCGGTGGAGGTGGAGAACGTGCTGATCCAGCACGAGGCGGTGCTGGAAGCCGCGGTGATCGGCGTGCCCGACGGACAGGGATTGGTCAAGACCAAGGCCTATGTGGTGCTGCGCCCCGGCTACGCCGCGCACCCCGACACGGGGGCCGCGCTGCAGGCCTACGTCAAGCAGCATCTGGCGCCCTTCAAGTACCCGCGGCAGATCCACTTCACCGACGAGCTGCCCAAGACCGCCACCGGCAAGATCCAGCGCTTCCGGCTGCGCCAGATGGAAGAACACGCATGA
- a CDS encoding alpha/beta fold hydrolase, producing MARHPGEAAAPGTGQARVRVGGRALSLEYQWIGPERQGTPLLVFLHEGLGSLSMWKDWPARACAAAGCRGLVYSRPGYGRSTPRAAHEKWPVAFMHEQADAVLPALLQALGIDARRDPPVLFGHSDGASIALLYAARHPDAVAGVIAAAPHVFVEDVTVGNIEAARRAYLETDLRDRLARYHDDPDSAFWGWNDIWLDPAFRAWNIEAEIATIRCPVLALQGRDDEYGTLAQIESIARRAPRAAMRVLADCRHSPHRDQPEAVIDAIRGFLRQHGTRTPHL from the coding sequence ATGGCGCGGCATCCCGGGGAAGCGGCCGCGCCGGGCACGGGGCAGGCCCGCGTGCGGGTGGGCGGCCGCGCGCTGAGCCTGGAATACCAATGGATCGGGCCGGAGCGCCAGGGGACGCCGCTGCTGGTCTTCCTGCATGAGGGGCTGGGATCGCTGTCGATGTGGAAGGATTGGCCTGCCCGCGCCTGCGCCGCGGCCGGGTGCCGCGGCCTGGTGTATTCGCGCCCGGGCTACGGCCGCTCCACGCCGCGCGCGGCGCACGAGAAGTGGCCCGTGGCCTTTATGCATGAACAGGCCGACGCGGTGCTGCCCGCGCTGCTGCAAGCCCTGGGCATCGACGCGCGCCGCGATCCGCCCGTGCTTTTCGGCCACAGCGATGGCGCATCCATCGCGCTGCTGTATGCGGCGCGGCATCCCGACGCGGTCGCCGGCGTCATCGCCGCCGCGCCGCATGTCTTCGTCGAGGACGTCACGGTGGGCAATATCGAGGCCGCACGCCGCGCCTATCTGGAGACGGACCTGCGCGACCGGCTGGCCCGCTATCACGACGACCCCGATTCGGCGTTCTGGGGCTGGAACGATATCTGGCTGGATCCGGCCTTCCGTGCGTGGAATATCGAGGCGGAGATCGCCACGATCCGTTGCCCGGTGCTGGCGCTGCAAGGCCGGGACGACGAATACGGCACGCTCGCGCAGATCGAAAGCATCGCCCGGCGCGCGCCGCGCGCGGCCATGCGGGTGCTGGCCGATTGCCGCCATTCGCCGCACCGGGACCAGCCCGAAGCCGTCATCGATGCGATCCGCGGCTTCCTGCGGCAGCACGGCACGCGGACACCACACCTATAA
- a CDS encoding helix-turn-helix transcriptional regulator codes for MTQALDKASTDPQREPFLVALGERVRRLRAIRGMTRKALAQATGVSERHLANLEHGLGNASILVLLQIARAFNCALAELVGDVTTESPEWLLIRELLSGRTEADLQRARVSLAQLFGVGGGQRPDRFQRIALIGLRGAGKSTLGQMLADDLGYPFVELNVEIERVAGCGILEIHNLYGPNAYRRYERRALEEAVQLYPEMVLATPGGLVSEAATFNLLLAHCYTVWLRATPEEHMGRVMAQGDFRPMSGNNEAMADLKRILAGREAFYAKADLTWNTSHMDVAECFAGLRAQVRKAGGLPL; via the coding sequence ATGACTCAAGCGTTGGACAAGGCGTCTACCGATCCGCAACGTGAACCCTTCCTGGTGGCGCTGGGCGAACGCGTGCGCCGCCTGCGCGCCATCCGCGGCATGACGCGCAAGGCGCTGGCGCAGGCCACCGGGGTGTCCGAGCGCCACCTGGCCAACCTGGAGCACGGGCTGGGCAATGCATCCATCCTGGTGCTGCTGCAGATCGCCCGCGCCTTCAATTGCGCGCTGGCGGAACTGGTGGGCGACGTCACCACCGAATCGCCCGAATGGCTGCTGATACGCGAATTGCTCAGCGGCCGCACAGAGGCCGACCTGCAACGCGCGCGCGTGTCGCTGGCCCAGCTGTTCGGCGTGGGCGGCGGGCAGCGTCCCGACCGCTTCCAGCGCATCGCGCTTATCGGCCTGCGCGGCGCCGGCAAATCCACGCTGGGCCAGATGCTGGCGGACGACCTGGGCTACCCCTTCGTCGAACTCAATGTCGAGATCGAGCGGGTCGCCGGTTGCGGCATCCTGGAGATCCATAACCTGTACGGCCCCAATGCCTACCGCCGCTACGAACGGCGCGCCCTCGAAGAGGCCGTGCAGCTCTATCCCGAGATGGTCCTGGCCACGCCGGGCGGGCTGGTGTCCGAGGCCGCCACCTTCAATCTGCTGCTGGCGCATTGCTATACCGTGTGGCTGCGCGCCACCCCGGAAGAGCACATGGGCCGCGTCATGGCGCAGGGCGATTTCCGCCCCATGTCCGGCAATAACGAAGCCATGGCGGACCTCAAGCGCATCCTGGCCGGCCGCGAGGCCTTCTATGCCAAGGCCGACCTGACCTGGAACACCAGCCATATGGATGTGGCCGAATGCTTCGCCGGCCTGCGGGCGCAGGTGCGCAAGGCAGGCGGCCTGCCGCTTTGA
- the boxC gene encoding 2,3-epoxybenzoyl-CoA dihydrolase, giving the protein MTNAPSPVDFRTDPTRYRHWRLTTDGPVATLAMDVAEDGGLRPGYKLKLNSYDLGVDIELHDALQRIRFEHPEVRTVVVTSLKDRVFCSGANIFMLGLSSHAWKVNFCKFTNETRNGIEDASRHSGLKFIAAVNGACAGGGYELALACDEILLVDDRSSAVALPEVPLLGVLPGTGGLTRVIDKRKVRHDHADIFCTLVEGVRGERAKAWRLVDDVIKPQQFAAGVRQRALALAEGSSRPGQGAGVALTPLQRRDGPDGLSYRYVDVAIDRERRLANWTVRAPDQDVPRDVDAILAQGAEWWPLRMARELDDAILWMRANELDIGTWVLRTRGDPQAVLAVDATLQAHAGHWFVNETAGMLRRTLARLDVTSRTLFALVEPQSCFAGTLLELALAADRIYMLDDEDSAAPARLVVGERNFGACPMVSGESRLQRRFHHESAPLEAVRARAGRAIPAREALDLGLVTFAPDAIDWDDEVRLALEERGALSPDALTGMEANLRFGPRETMETRIFGRLTAWQNWIFNRPNAVGEKGALKLYGKGEQAAFDWNRV; this is encoded by the coding sequence ATGACGAACGCCCCATCCCCGGTCGACTTCAGGACCGATCCCACCCGCTACCGCCATTGGCGCCTAACCACCGACGGCCCGGTCGCCACGCTGGCCATGGACGTGGCCGAGGACGGCGGCCTGCGGCCCGGCTACAAGCTCAAGCTGAACTCCTACGACCTGGGCGTGGACATCGAGCTGCACGACGCCCTGCAGCGCATCCGCTTCGAGCATCCCGAAGTCCGCACGGTCGTGGTGACCAGCCTGAAGGACCGCGTGTTCTGCTCCGGCGCCAACATCTTCATGCTGGGGCTGTCCTCGCACGCGTGGAAGGTCAACTTCTGCAAGTTCACCAATGAGACCCGCAACGGTATCGAGGACGCCAGCCGGCACAGCGGCCTGAAATTCATCGCCGCCGTGAACGGGGCTTGCGCCGGCGGCGGCTACGAGCTTGCCCTGGCGTGCGACGAGATCCTGCTGGTGGACGACCGCTCCTCCGCCGTCGCCTTGCCGGAAGTCCCCCTGCTGGGCGTGCTGCCCGGTACCGGCGGCCTGACCCGCGTGATCGACAAGCGCAAGGTGCGGCACGATCATGCCGATATCTTCTGCACCCTGGTGGAGGGCGTGCGCGGCGAGCGGGCCAAGGCCTGGCGCCTGGTCGACGACGTCATCAAGCCGCAGCAGTTCGCGGCCGGCGTGCGGCAGCGCGCGCTCGCCCTGGCGGAAGGCAGCAGCCGGCCGGGGCAGGGCGCCGGCGTGGCGCTGACGCCGCTGCAGCGCCGCGACGGCCCGGACGGCCTGTCCTACCGCTATGTCGACGTGGCGATCGACCGCGAGCGCCGCCTGGCCAACTGGACCGTGCGCGCGCCGGACCAGGACGTCCCGCGCGATGTCGACGCCATCCTGGCGCAAGGCGCCGAATGGTGGCCCCTGCGAATGGCACGCGAGCTGGACGACGCCATCCTGTGGATGCGGGCCAACGAACTCGACATCGGCACCTGGGTGCTGCGCACGCGCGGCGATCCCCAGGCGGTGCTTGCGGTCGATGCCACGCTGCAGGCCCATGCCGGCCATTGGTTCGTCAACGAAACCGCGGGCATGCTGCGGCGTACGCTGGCGCGCCTGGACGTGACCTCGCGCACCTTGTTCGCGCTCGTGGAGCCGCAATCCTGCTTCGCCGGCACGCTGCTGGAACTGGCCCTGGCCGCGGACCGCATCTATATGCTGGACGACGAAGACAGCGCCGCCCCCGCGCGCCTGGTGGTCGGCGAGCGCAACTTCGGCGCCTGCCCCATGGTCAGCGGGGAAAGCCGCCTGCAGCGCCGCTTCCACCACGAAAGCGCGCCGCTGGAGGCCGTGCGCGCCCGCGCCGGCCGGGCGATCCCGGCGCGAGAGGCCCTGGACCTGGGCCTGGTCACCTTCGCGCCCGATGCCATCGACTGGGATGACGAAGTGCGCCTGGCGCTGGAAGAACGGGGCGCGCTCTCGCCCGATGCCTTGACGGGGATGGAGGCCAACCTGCGGTTCGGCCCGCGCGAAACCATGGAAACGCGCATCTTCGGGCGGCTGACCGCTTGGCAGAACTGGATCTTCAACCGCCCCAACGCGGTCGGGGAAAAGGGCGCGTTGAAGCTGTACGGCAAGGGCGAACAGGCCGCCTTCGACTGGAACCGGGTCTGA
- the boxA gene encoding benzoyl-CoA 2,3-epoxidase subunit BoxA, which produces MNAPLPPSLLKQHLIDPEICIRCNTCEETCPIDAITHDGNNYVVDPDVCNGCMACVPPCPTGSIDNWRVIPRARAYGVQDQFGWDALPPQEPVEALLAEARAAETTGGNATGAGETDAAGVAEAAAAAASGPAAASGADRGDSAMDPESLAGPAAAPAVIRGAVVPPWSAAHPYVNLYTHKDPVVATVVGNYRVTDDSADSDVRHIVLDFGEMPFPVLEGQSIGILPPGVDARGRPHHARQYSVASPRDGERPGYNNLSLTVKRVAAGRDGNSHDGLCSNYLCDLARHDTVRVIGPFGNTFLMPGRRGANLLMICTGTGSAPMRAMTERCRRRMASGDNGRLMLFFGARTRRELPYFGPLMKLPRDFIDINLALSREPDQPRRYVQDLIVERAADVLALLNDDRTCVYVCGLKGMETGVLDALAHAAVQAGQDWSILHQALCRQGRLHFETY; this is translated from the coding sequence ATGAACGCCCCATTGCCCCCCAGCCTGTTGAAGCAGCACCTGATCGATCCCGAGATCTGCATACGCTGCAACACCTGCGAGGAGACCTGTCCCATCGACGCCATCACCCACGATGGCAACAACTATGTGGTCGACCCGGACGTCTGCAACGGCTGCATGGCCTGCGTGCCGCCTTGCCCGACGGGTTCGATCGACAATTGGCGCGTCATTCCGCGCGCGCGCGCCTATGGCGTGCAGGACCAGTTCGGCTGGGACGCGCTGCCGCCGCAGGAGCCCGTGGAGGCCCTGCTGGCCGAGGCGCGGGCCGCGGAAACGACGGGCGGTAACGCGACCGGCGCCGGCGAAACGGACGCGGCGGGCGTGGCGGAGGCGGCGGCCGCCGCCGCTTCGGGCCCCGCGGCCGCCAGCGGGGCCGATCGCGGCGATTCCGCCATGGATCCCGAAAGCCTGGCCGGGCCAGCCGCCGCGCCCGCGGTGATCCGCGGGGCCGTCGTGCCGCCCTGGTCCGCCGCGCATCCCTACGTCAACCTCTACACGCACAAGGATCCGGTCGTCGCCACCGTGGTGGGCAACTATCGCGTTACCGACGACTCTGCCGACAGCGATGTGCGCCACATCGTGCTCGACTTCGGCGAAATGCCTTTCCCCGTGCTGGAGGGCCAGTCCATCGGCATCCTGCCGCCCGGCGTGGATGCGCGCGGGCGCCCGCACCATGCGCGCCAGTATTCCGTGGCAAGCCCGCGCGACGGCGAGCGGCCCGGCTACAACAATCTGTCGCTGACGGTGAAGCGCGTGGCCGCCGGCCGGGACGGCAACAGCCACGACGGCCTGTGCTCCAACTACCTGTGCGACCTGGCCCGGCACGACACCGTGCGCGTGATCGGCCCCTTCGGCAACACCTTCCTGATGCCGGGACGGCGCGGCGCCAACCTGCTGATGATATGCACGGGCACGGGATCGGCCCCTATGCGCGCCATGACGGAGCGTTGCCGGCGCCGCATGGCCAGCGGAGACAACGGCAGGCTGATGCTGTTCTTCGGCGCCCGCACCCGCCGGGAGCTGCCGTATTTCGGCCCCCTGATGAAGCTGCCCCGGGACTTCATCGACATCAACCTGGCCCTCTCGCGCGAGCCGGACCAGCCCAGGCGATACGTGCAGGACCTGATCGTCGAGCGCGCCGCGGACGTGCTCGCCCTGCTGAACGACGACAGGACCTGTGTCTACGTCTGCGGCCTGAAGGGCATGGAAACCGGCGTGCTCGACGCCCTGGCGCATGCCGCCGTGCAAGCCGGCCAGGATTGGTCTATCCTGCACCAGGCCTTGTGCCGCCAAGGCAGGCTGCATTTCGAGACGTACTGA
- a CDS encoding MaoC family dehydratase, with the protein MKFADFKQGMVIHAGPVTVTEAEILEFARKYDPQWFHTDVKRANEGRWGGLIASGWHTCAMAMRMAVDTALHDSESFGSPGLGEVRWRVPVRPGDRLRLEARVHGVRSSSSRNDLGIINWAWVVYNQHDEAVLELDATSLFDLGEDPAA; encoded by the coding sequence ATGAAGTTCGCCGATTTCAAGCAGGGCATGGTGATCCATGCCGGTCCGGTCACGGTCACGGAAGCCGAGATCCTGGAATTCGCCCGCAAATACGACCCGCAGTGGTTCCATACCGACGTCAAGCGCGCCAACGAAGGGCGCTGGGGCGGGCTGATCGCCAGCGGGTGGCACACCTGCGCCATGGCGATGCGCATGGCCGTGGATACGGCGCTGCACGATTCCGAGTCCTTCGGATCCCCCGGCCTGGGGGAAGTCCGCTGGCGCGTGCCGGTGCGTCCCGGCGACCGGCTGCGGCTGGAAGCGCGCGTGCACGGCGTGCGCAGTTCCTCGTCGCGCAACGACCTGGGCATCATCAACTGGGCCTGGGTCGTCTACAACCAGCACGACGAAGCGGTGCTGGAGCTGGACGCGACCAGCCTGTTCGACCTGGGCGAGGATCCCGCCGCTTGA